A genomic region of uncultured Roseibium sp. contains the following coding sequences:
- a CDS encoding Stf0 family sulfotransferase, producing MKPAHDPANETDYQAYVLCTSPRSGSTLLCKLLAATGQAGNPKSYFHEPDLEAWQTYLGLEKKCFANDRDRLTALLGAAREKGSSGTGIFGLRLQRHSFDFLFHQLGTLHPGEMSLAAKFEAVFGKTLFIHLTRTDKIAQAVSFIKASQTGLWHKAPDGTELERLTPPGEPVYDRDQIQTQADLMESYDLSWADWFEMERIDPVRITYSELSHGPQKVTGGILEKLGRDAAQAEYIDVPVARLSDNVNREWIERYRAEAQTG from the coding sequence ATGAAACCGGCACATGACCCTGCAAACGAAACCGACTATCAGGCCTATGTGCTTTGCACATCGCCGCGCAGCGGCAGCACCTTGCTGTGCAAACTCCTTGCAGCGACAGGGCAGGCAGGGAATCCGAAGTCCTATTTTCACGAGCCTGATCTCGAGGCCTGGCAAACCTATCTGGGGCTGGAGAAAAAGTGCTTCGCGAATGACAGGGACCGGTTGACGGCTCTGCTCGGTGCGGCGCGCGAAAAGGGCTCTTCGGGCACCGGCATCTTCGGCTTGCGGCTGCAACGGCACAGCTTCGACTTCCTTTTTCATCAACTCGGAACACTGCATCCGGGCGAGATGTCCTTGGCCGCGAAATTCGAAGCGGTCTTCGGCAAGACGCTTTTCATTCACCTGACGCGGACCGACAAGATCGCGCAGGCCGTCTCTTTCATCAAGGCGAGCCAGACAGGGCTCTGGCACAAGGCGCCGGACGGAACCGAACTGGAAAGGCTGACACCCCCTGGTGAACCGGTCTACGACAGGGATCAGATCCAAACGCAGGCCGATCTGATGGAGAGCTATGATCTCTCGTGGGCCGACTGGTTCGAGATGGAGCGCATCGATCCGGTGCGTATCACTTATTCGGAGTTGTCCCATGGTCCGCAAAAGGTCACCGGAGGCATTCTGGAGAAACTTGGCCGGGACGCTGCCCAGGCAGAATACATCGATGTGCCCGTGGCCAGGCTTTCCGACAACGTTAATCGCGAGTGGATCGAGCGCTATCGCGCCGAGGCACAGACGGGATAG
- a CDS encoding CDP-alcohol phosphatidyltransferase family protein, protein MFDARIRPVIDPVLNRLGALLAATGIGANGVTLIGFALGIGAAIAIATGHFLLGFVLIALNRIADGLDGAIARVTRKTDLGGYLDISLDFFFYGAIPLAFAIQDPGNNALPAAALLCSFYANGSAFLAFAIMAERRGLTTDQQGSKSLYYLGGLAEGTETIVLFLLMALLPGWFPVLAWGFAAVCFVSASARVLIGVKSLGHKDHDG, encoded by the coding sequence GTGTTTGACGCCCGCATCCGTCCTGTTATCGACCCGGTTCTGAACCGCCTCGGGGCGCTTCTGGCCGCTACCGGCATCGGTGCGAACGGCGTGACGCTGATCGGATTCGCCCTTGGCATCGGTGCCGCCATCGCCATCGCGACCGGTCATTTCCTGCTCGGTTTCGTGCTGATTGCTCTCAACCGGATCGCCGACGGTCTGGACGGCGCGATTGCGAGGGTGACGCGGAAAACGGATCTGGGCGGCTATCTCGATATCTCACTCGACTTCTTCTTTTATGGCGCGATCCCGCTTGCCTTCGCCATTCAGGACCCGGGCAACAATGCGCTTCCCGCGGCAGCCCTGCTTTGCAGTTTCTACGCCAACGGGTCGGCCTTTCTCGCATTTGCGATCATGGCGGAGCGGCGGGGGCTTACGACCGATCAGCAGGGTTCGAAATCACTCTACTATCTCGGCGGACTGGCGGAAGGCACGGAAACCATTGTCCTGTTCCTGTTGATGGCGCTGCTGCCGGGCTGGTTTCCGGTTCTGGCCTGGGGATTTGCCGCCGTCTGCTTCGTTTCGGCGAGCGCGCGCGTGCTGATCGGGGTGAAGTCTCTTGGCCACAAGGACCATGACGGCTGA